One window from the genome of Anopheles merus strain MAF chromosome 3R, AmerM5.1, whole genome shotgun sequence encodes:
- the LOC121595587 gene encoding uncharacterized protein LOC121595587, which yields MKLFQIDDPREVVPIGCRLLKLFGLGRDEKLKLLYWVQCVFYLMFSIISRLLVPINDTKMLLRLGSEFAFVSYQYSQILGLYFRRRYLYRLVDLLQTCINKEYSESIDQFVIKSNAKIHKLSITCCKYFTIAYVLYCTMPLIASSAVYVRNQRNRTAEPEEFIISSEINLFNLNIRFNLLHFSFYTIVISLLSLTSALSLCIKDIMDVAAIKTTCLLFQTTAMQIRELKDHISQAQLTAVIKSHRDTLLCAQYLQEALNLSLLFQLTFCSLIWCLMMFYILLMGFDSRILNVLILLLIVTVETYTYCTLGTQLTDKVRNTQPDGGKANVIFLLQLKGEEVLMALQQLAWYDQSIPIQKQLLFMIRRSQKPIILSAGKIFYASVLQFSEMVQKSYSFYLVLKNVF from the exons ATGAAGCTATTCCAGATTGACGATCCCCGTGAGGTCGTCCCGATCGGTTGCCGACTACTGAAGCTGTTCGGTCTGGGACGTGACGAAAAGCTGAAGCTTCTCTACTGGGTCCAGTGTGTCTTTTATCTGATGTTTAGCATTATATCACGCCTCTTGGTACCGATCAACGATACGAAAATGTTGCTTAGGCTGGGCTCCGAGTTCGCCTTTGTCTCGTACCAATACTCCCAGATTTTGGGCCTGTATTTTCGACGTCGCTATCTGTATCGGCTGGTGGATTTGCTTCAAACCTGTATAAACAAAGAGTACTCGGAATCGATCGATCAATTTGTGATCAAATCGAATGCCAAAATCCACAAACTGTCCATAACCTGCTGCAAATACTTTACCATTGCGTACGTTCTGTACTGTACAATGCCACTGATAGCATCGTCCGCTGTGTACGTACGCAACCAGCGCAACAGGACGGCAGAACCGGAAGAGTTTATCATTTCCAGCGAGAtaaa CCTCTTCAACCTAAACATTCGCTTCAATCTGCTACACTTTTCGTTTTATACGATCGTTATCTCTCTGTTATCGTTAACATCCGCTCTTTCACTGTGCATCAAGGACATAATGGATGTGGCCGCCATCAAAACCACTTGCTTACTGTTTCAAACGACGGCCATGCAGATTCGCGAACTAAAAGATCACATCTCGCAGGCACAGCTAACCGCCGTCATCAAGTCGCATCGGGACACCTTGTTGTGCGCGCAATATCTGCAGGAAGCTCTCAAtctatcgcttctgtttcagCTCACGTTTTGCAGCTTGATATGGTGTCTGATGATGTTCTACATTTTGTTGATG GGGTTTGACTCAAGAATTTTGAACGTTCTCATACTACTGCTCATAGTGACGGTAGAGACCTACACGTACTGTACACTCGGAACGCAGCTGACAGATAAGGTAAGAAATACACAACCGGATGGGGGCAAAGCTAACGTCATATTTTTGCTTCAACTCAAGGGTGAAGAGGTCCTGATGGCGCTCCAGCAGCTCGCTTGGTACGAtcagtcgattccgattcaaAAGCAGCTTCTCTTCATGATTCGACGCTCGCAGAAACCGATCATCCTAAGCGCTGGCAAGATTTTCTACGCCAGTGTGCTGCAGTTCAGTGAGATGGTGCAAAAGTCTTACTCGTTTTATTTGGTActgaaaaatgtgttttaa
- the LOC121595586 gene encoding uncharacterized protein LOC121595586, translating to MKLFQIDDPREVVPIGCRLLKLFGLGRDEKLKLLYWVQCVFYLVFSIIPRVLVQIDDTIMLLRLGSELAFVSYLYSQILGLYFRRRYLYRLVDLLQTCINKQYSESIDQFVIKSNAKIHKLSITCCKYFCLAYVLYCAMPPIASTAVYVRNQRNKTAEPEEFIISSEMNLYYLNIRFNLLHFSFYTIVICLLTITSAGSLCIKDIMDVAVIKTTCLLFQTTTMQIRELKDHISQAQLTTVIKSHRDTLLCAQYLQEALNLSLLFQLTFCSLIWCLMMFYIFNDLAKTSLISFQGFDSRILNVLILLLIVTVETYTYCTLGTQLTDKGEEVLMALQQLAWYDQSIPIQKQLLFMIRRSQKPIILSAGKIFYASVLQFSEMVQKSYSFYLVLKNVF from the exons ATGAAGCTATTCCAGATTGACGATCCCCGCGAGGTCGTCCCGATCGGTTGCCGGCTACTGAAGCTGTTCGGTCTGGGACGTGACGAAAAGCTGAAGCTTCTCTACTGGGTCCAGTGTGTGTTTTATCTCGTGTTTAGTATTATACCACGCGTCTTGGTACAGATAGACGATACGATAATGTTGCTTCGGTTGGGCTCCGAGCTCGCCTTTGTTTCCTACCTTTACTCCCAGATTTTGGGCCTGTATTTTCGACGCCGCTATCTGTATCGGCTGGTGGATTTGCTTCAAACCTGCATAAACAAACAGTATTCGGAATCGATCGATCAATTTGTGATCAAATCGAATGCCAAAATCCACAAACTGTCCATAACTTGCTGCAAATACTTTTGCTTGGCGTACGTTCTGTACTGTGCAATGCCACCGATAGCATCGACCGCTGTGTACGTACGCAACCAGCGCAACAAAACAGCAGAACCGGAAGAGTTTATCATTTCCAGCGAGATGAA CCTCTACTACCTGAACATTCGCTTCAATCTGCTACACTTTTCGTTTTATACGATCGTTATCTGTCTGCTAACAATCACATCCGCCGGTTCACTGTGCATCAAAGATATAATGGATGTGGCCGTCATCAAAACCACTTGCTTACTATTTCAAACGACGACCATGCAGATTCGCGAACTAAAAGATCACATCTCGCAGGCACAGCTAACCACCGTCATCAAGTCACATCGGGACACCTTGTTGTGCGCGCAATATCTGCAGGAAGCTCTCAAtctatcgcttctgtttcagCTCACGTTTTGCAGCTTGATATGGTGTCTGATGATGTTCTACATTTT TAATGATTTGGCTAAAACATCATTGATTTCTTTTCAGGGGTTTGACTCAAGAATTTTGAACGTTCTCATACTACTGCTCATAGTGACGGTAGAGACCTACACGTACTGTACACTCGGAACGCAGCTGACAGATAAG GGTGAAGAGGTCCTGATGGCGCTCCAGCAGCTTGCTTGGTACGAtcagtcgattccgattcaaAAGCAGCTTCTCTTCATGATTCGACGCTCGCAGAAACCGATCATCCTAAGCGCTGGCAAGATTTTCTACGCCAGTGTGCTGCAGTTCAGTGAGATGGTGCAAAAGTCTTACTCGTTTTATTTGGTGctgaaaaatgtgttttaa